A part of Astyanax mexicanus isolate ESR-SI-001 chromosome 2, AstMex3_surface, whole genome shotgun sequence genomic DNA contains:
- the irx3b gene encoding iroquois-class homeodomain protein irx-3, with amino-acid sequence MSIPQLAYKYGRALYPAEAPHGPPGGLSGALAALYGAPFSGSSHGYSAFLPYSGEPAALGHLASPYELKDSPGIQHPGFPHAHAPFFPYGHYQLGDPSRPKNATRESTSTLKAWLSEHRKNPYPTKGEKIMLAIITKMTLTQVSTWFANARRRLKKENKMTWAPKTRTDEDGNVFASDNEEGEEEDKRDDDDDEEEIDLENIDTENIESKDEHPDYRGDLKPDSRGADRSDSEEFEDTQGHEKSFIKSVIKESRDSTAQGTRDDHSKGPAAEPLGNLSPPQKPKIWSLAETATTPDNPKKSPPLLNRSHGPLQSSVGNLHNWTKMAFSAQHMSLSNHYLGLKHAANSTVSNQHMDSRTHVL; translated from the exons ATGTCCATCCCGCAGCTTGCCTACAAGTACGGCCGGGCGCTGTACCCCGCCGAGGCCCCCCACGGGCCGCCCGGGGGTCTGTCCGGGGCACTGGCCGCCCTGTACGGAGCGCCCTTCAGCGGCAGCAGCCACGGATACAGCGCCTTCCTGCCTTACTCCGGCGAGCCGGCCGCGCTCGGACACCTG GCCTCTCCATACGAGCTGAAGGACAGTCCAGGCATCCAGCACCCAGGCTTCCCGCACGCCCACGCGCCCTTCTTCCCCTACGGCCACTACCAGCTCGGCGACCCCTCACGGCCCAAGAACGCGACCCGCGAGAGCACGAGCACCCTGAAGGCCTGGCTGAGCGAGCACAGGAAAAACCCGTATCCCACCAAAGGCGAGAAGATCATGCTGGCCATCATTACCAAGATGACCCTCACACAGGTCTCCACCTGGTTCGCCAACGCCCGCAGGAGACTGAAGAAGGAGAACAAGATGACCTGGGCTCCAAAGACCAGGACAGACGAAGATGGGAACGTGTTCGCGAGCGACAACGAGGAGGGCGAGGAGGAGGACAAGAGGGACGATGACGACGACGAGGAGGAGATCGATCTGGAGAATATCGACACCGAAAACATTGAGAGCAAGGACGAGCACCCCGATTACCGGGGCGACCTTAAACCGGACTCCAGAGGGGCAGACAGGAGCGACTCGGAGGAGTTCGAGGACACGCAGGGGCATGAGAAAAGTTTCATAAAGAGCGTGATAAAGGAGAGCAGGGACAGTACAGCACAGGGGACACGGGACGACCACAGCAAAGGACCAGCAGCCGAACCTTTGGGCAATCTGAGTCCACCGCAAAAGCCCAAAATCTGGTCGTTGGCTGAAACCGCGACTACACCGGACAACCCGAAAAAGTCCCCGCCGCTGCTGAACAGGAGCCACGGGCCACTGCAGAGCTCGGTGGGGAACCTCCACAACTGGACTAAAATGGCCTTTTCAGCCCAGCACATGTCTTTAAGTAACCATTACCTGGGACTTAAACACGCGGCCAACAGCACAGTCTCAAACCAGCACATGGACAGCAGGACTCACGTCTTATGA